Genomic window (Pradoshia sp. D12):
GGCTGTTGATCGACTGATACAGCCAAGCTGAAAGGGGAAAAATAATAATATGTTACGTTCCATGTATTCTGGCATTAGCGGATTAAAAAACTTCCAAACAAAATTGGATGTAATCGGTAATAACATCGCAAATGTGAACACATATGGCTTTAAAAAAGGCAGGGTTACATTTAAAGATACTATGAGCCAAACTGTTTCGGGTGCCAGCGGAGCCACTGCTGATAAGGGCGGTACGAATGCTATTCAGGTAGGCCTCGGAAGCTCACTGGCTTCGATTGATAATATTGATACACAGGGAAGTGCCCAAACGACGAATCGAACACTGGATTTTTCTATTGAAGGTGATGGATATTTCGTAGTTAAAAATGGAAATCAACAATTATATACACGTGCAGGGAATTTTTATTTAGATCAGGATGGGGCACTTGTGACAAGTGAAGGATTTAAGGTTCTAGATATAGACGAACAGGAGATCACTATCCCGCAAAATATAGTCAGCTTCAGTATTGGACAGGGCGGCGAAATAACGGGTGTCGATGCAAATGGAGCTAGTGACACTATAGCAACAATTGGAGTAGCTAAATTCACTAACCCGGCCGGATTAACGAAGGCGGGTAATAATACATTTCAAGCATCTGCAAATTCTGGGGTACTCGACATAGGAACAGCAGACACCGAAGGTAGAGGGAAACTGACATCAGGTCGACTTGAAATGTCAAATGTGGATTTATCTGAAGAATTTACAGATATGATTGTGGCACAGCGTGGTTTTCAGGCTAATACCCGCATTATCACAACATCTGATGAAATCCTTCAGGAATTAGTTAATTTGAAAAGGTAATGGTAAAGGAGGCAGGGGCTAAAGAAATCCTTTAGCCCTCCCAATTATGATACAGGTAACCAAATTGAACGGAAAAAAATACTTTTTAAATGCATTATTCATAGAGTCTGTAGAAGCAAATCCAGATACGACTATAACACTTACCAATGGAAAAAAGTTAATCGTCGCAACTGAGGAAAGAGAACTTATACAGATGATTAATCATTTTTATCGCAGCATAAACGTTTTAGGACATCAGCAGAACCGGGAGGATACCGATGAAGAATAAATTAATACTTTTATTTTTGTCAGCTATTTCTTTGCTGGGGATCATCGCGGTTGTTGTGTTAATGAATTACACAGGCGACTCTGCAGATAAAGAACCGAGTATTGATGAGGTTATTAAATATTCTGTTGAAATACCGGAAATTACGACTAACTTAACGGATAATACGTTAATTCGAGTAACGTATATGATGGAAACAGACGGTAAAAAGGCAAAAGAGGAATTAGAAAAAAGAATTTTCCAAGTAAATGACATTGTCATTAAAGAATTATCTGAGATGAAAGCTGAACAACTGAATGATAAAAAGGGCAAACTGGAATTTGAAAATAAACTTAAGGAACAAGTGAATGAGTTGATGCAGGAAGGTAAGGTTATTCAAGTTTATACTACCTCGTCTATTCTCCAATAAAAAGCGACGGACATAAAAGTATCTGAAACTACGGAGGTGATTCGATTGTCTGGCGAGGTTTTATCACAGAATGAAATTGATGCATTATTATCTGCCCTCTCAACAGGTGAAATGGATGCAGATGAATTGAAAAAGGAAGAGAATGAAAGAAAAGTAAGAGTTTATGATTTTAAAAGAGCTTTACGGTTTTCGAAAGACCAAATTCGAAATTTAACAAGAATACATGAGAATTTTGCTCGTTTACTGACCACTTATTTTTCAGCGCAGTTACGCACGTATGTCAATATCAATGTTGCGACAGCTGATCAGCTTCCGTATGAAGAATTTATACGTTCAATTCCTAAAATGACGATTATGAATGTTTTTGAGGTTCCTCCTTTAGATGGACGAATCTTGATGGAAGTTAATCCGATTATCGCTTATACCATGCTCGATCGTGTATTAGGCGGCAGAGGTTCAAGTCTTAATAAAGTTGAGAGCCTCACAGAGATAGAAACCAAAATTATGTCCAATCTATTTGAACGTGCATTTGAGAATCTAAAGGAAGCGTGGGCTAACATAGCCGATATAAACCCGGAGCTATCAGAGTTTGAGGTTAATCCACAATTCTTACAGATGGTTTCCCCAAATGATACGGTGGTTGTAATTTCATTAAATATTACAATCGGTGAAGTTAGCGGGATGATAAATATATGTATACCGCATGTAGTATTAGAGCCTATTATTCCTAATTTATCTGTACATTATTGGATGCATACAAGCAAAAAGAAAAGAGAACCAAATGAAGTACAAGCGATAGAACAACAAGTTCGAACAGCAGAGTTACCCCTGATTGCTCAATTGGGAACTGCTGATATTTTAATCCAAGACTTCTTAAATCTAACTGTGGGGGATGTTATTGAATTAGGTCAGCCAATAGACAGCCCAATTGTGTTGTCCATAGGAGATGTTCCTAAATTCCTTGGACAGGCAGGAAAGGTAAATAAGAAGATAGGCATTCAAATATTGGAGAACTTGAAAGGGGGAAGCTTAGAATGATGAACAATGAAAGACTTACTCAGGAAGAAATTGATGCATTATTAGATAGTTCTAATCAGGAAGTGTTTCCTGCTTCACCAGCGATAGGTGATTATTTTTCATCAATGGAACAGGATGCTCTTGGTGAAATTGGCAATATATCATTTGGAAGCTCAGCAACTGCTTTATCTATACTATTAAATCACAAAGTGGATATTACGACACCTTGCGTTTCTATAGTTGCCAGTGAAAAATTAGTGGAAGAATTTCCACAGCCATATGTAGCCATTCAGGTGGAATATACAGATGGTTTTATTGGTTCTAATTTGTTGGTCATAAAGCAGACAGATGCTGCTATTATTGCTGACCTCATGCTGGGTGGAGATGGGCATTCTCCAGCTGAGGATTTATCTGAGATTCATCTAAGCGCTGTACAGGAAGCGATGAATCAAATGATGGGTTCTGCTGCAACCTCCATGTCGACTGTTTTTAATAAGCGTGTAGATATCTCGCCTCCATCCATAGAGCTTATAGATTTAATGGAAGGCTCTGGACATGATGTTTTTCCAAAAGCTGATTTGCTTGTGAAAGTGTCTTTTAGATTAACGATAGGGAACTTAATAGATTCCTATATCATGCAATTATTGCCTGCGCATTTTGCCAGAAGTTTAGTAGATGAATTGATGAAGAAAACTTCTCCTGAGATGGGAGAGACAATTAAACAGAATCAACCAGCTGCCTATTCCATGAGTGGAGTGGAACCAACTGTGAGAACCAGTAATGAGAGAGTAGCTAAAACGGCATCTGATCAATCGTATCAAGCGGAGCACATCAACGACGCACTGTTGGGAGGTAAAACAGAGATAAATATGCAAAGCAATCAATATCTAGGAACGAATTCTGCTCCCTATAGCCAGCCGGTTCAGGTACAGCCTGCCACGTTTTCTGAATTTGAGCACACGCAGCGGTTAGATGAAAAAGAGGTTAATAACCTCAATATGTTATTGGATATTCCTTTGCAGGTAACCGTAGAACTGGGAAGAACGAATCGGTCCGTCAAAGAAATTCTTGAGCTATCATCAGGATCTATTATTGAATTGGATAAATTAGCCGGTGAACCGGTCGATATTTTGGTGAATAAGCGTTTGATTGCCAAAGGAGAAGTCGTTGTAATTGATGAAAATTTTGGTGTTCGGGTTACAGATATTATTAGCCGAACTGACCGTCTGAAAAAATTAAAGTAAGCTGGGGGAAGAAAGAATGTCACACAAAATTTTAGTAGTCGATGATGCTGCATTTATGAGAATGATGATTAAAGATATCCTGGTTAAGAATGGATATGATGTTGTGGGAGAAGGAGCGGATGGTCATCAGGCTATTGAGCTATATAAAGAAACAAATCCTGATTTGGTCACAATGGATATTACGATGCCAGATATGGACGGAATTACAGCATTAAAAGAAATACGCAAAATCAATCCAAATGCCAAGGTTATTATGTGTTCGGCAATGGGTCAGCAGGCAATGGTTATTGATGCTATTCAGGCAGGTGCAAAGGATTTTATTGTAAAACCTTTTGCAGCTGACCGAGTTTTGGAGGCAATCAGCAAAGCTTTATCGTAAAGAGGGGAAGTAAACGTGCAACGGATGCCAAGCTATATAAAGGTTATTCTTTTCTTCATTTTGTGTTTTGCCATTACTGCACCATTCAAAGAAATTGCAGTAAATGCAGCGCCAGACAATGGCAGCCAAAGTGTGGACAGTTATTACAATACTAAAGATCGTAAGACAGAGACAGGGGATATCGACCAGACCAATAATAACAGTATCTCTGATTCAGCTGAAAATGAGACAAATGACATTGGAATTACAATTGGAGATATCTTTAGAATGGTATTCGCCCTACTATTTGTTGCTGGATTAATGTACATTCTTCTGCGCGTCATTAATAAAAAGAATCGTGGATATCAGCACGGCCAAACTATTGAAAACCTGGGAGGGACTCCGTTAGGTGGAAATCGCTCTGTCCAGATGGTAAGGGTTGGGGAGAAAATCTACATTGTAGGTGTTGGAGACTCGGTTCAATTACTCAATGTGATTGATGATAAGGAAGAATACAGCAAGCTAATTGAAGAACATAATCAGAAATTAGAAACTCAGATTGCCCCAATGGACCTTGCAGGCAAGCTCATTGATAAATGGAAAATAAAAACTTCCAGGCGAACGGAGAAGTCGTTCAAAAGTCAATTTAATGAACAGTTGAAACAACTAAAGGAAGACCGCAAACAGATTACAAAAGAAATAAGCAAGAAAGGAACACACCGAGATGAATGACTTAATGACTCTCTTTAGCAGTGGGGATGCCGATACCGTTTCTACATCAGTTAAGCTGCTCCTGTTATTAACGGTTCTTTCTCTTGCACCAAGCATTTTAATTTTAATGACCTGTTTTACAAGAATTGTTATTGTTCTGGGCTTTGTAAGGACAGCTTTATCGACACAGCAAATGCCCCCTACACAAGTGTTGATCGGATTATCGCTCTTCATTACATTTTTTGTAATGGCACCGGTTTTATCTGAAGTGAATGATGAGGCGCTTCAACCGCTTTTTAAGGATGAAATAAAGCTGGAAGAAGCATATGAAAAGGCAGCAGGGCCCTTTAAGGAGTTTATGAGTAAACATACAAGGCAAAAGGATTTACAGCTATTCCTGGAATATTCTAAGGCGGATACACCTGAATCAATTGAAGATATTTCTTTAACTACGCTGGTACCTGCATTCGCGATCAGTGAAATGAAAACAGCCTTTCAAATTGGCTTCATGATTTTTATCCCATTTCTGGTGATAGACATGATTGTGGCGAGTGTTCTAATGTCCATGGGTATGATGATGCTACCGCCGGTCATGATCTCATTACCCTTTAAAATCTTACTGTTTGTGATGGTCGATGGATGGTATTTAGTTGTTAAATCTTTATTACAAAGTTTTTAGGCAGGTGAGAGAAAGATGACATCAGAAGCAGTAATTTCGTTGGCTGAAAAGGGGATTTATACTGTATTAATCATAAGTGCTCCCTTACTGATCCTAGCTCTTGGGATTGGTTTAATTGTCAGTATTTTTCAGGCGACCACACAAATCCAGGAGCAAACGTTAGCTTTTATTCCGAAAATCGTCGCTGTTTTGTTGGGCATTGTATTTTTTGGGCCATGGATGCTGAGTAAAATGCTCTCTTACACGGCTGACATTTTTAATAATCTAACGAAGTTTGTAGGATAGGCTATGGAAGAGATTGTTCCCAAATTTAGTGTATACTTATTGATTTTTGTACGTCTTGCATCCTTTTTTATTACAATGCCTATCTTTTCATATAGAAC
Coding sequences:
- the flgG gene encoding flagellar basal body rod protein FlgG; this encodes MLRSMYSGISGLKNFQTKLDVIGNNIANVNTYGFKKGRVTFKDTMSQTVSGASGATADKGGTNAIQVGLGSSLASIDNIDTQGSAQTTNRTLDFSIEGDGYFVVKNGNQQLYTRAGNFYLDQDGALVTSEGFKVLDIDEQEITIPQNIVSFSIGQGGEITGVDANGASDTIATIGVAKFTNPAGLTKAGNNTFQASANSGVLDIGTADTEGRGKLTSGRLEMSNVDLSEEFTDMIVAQRGFQANTRIITTSDEILQELVNLKR
- a CDS encoding flagellar FlbD family protein is translated as MIQVTKLNGKKYFLNALFIESVEANPDTTITLTNGKKLIVATEERELIQMINHFYRSINVLGHQQNREDTDEE
- the fliL gene encoding flagellar basal body-associated protein FliL, whose amino-acid sequence is MKNKLILLFLSAISLLGIIAVVVLMNYTGDSADKEPSIDEVIKYSVEIPEITTNLTDNTLIRVTYMMETDGKKAKEELEKRIFQVNDIVIKELSEMKAEQLNDKKGKLEFENKLKEQVNELMQEGKVIQVYTTSSILQ
- the fliM gene encoding flagellar motor switch protein FliM, with amino-acid sequence MSGEVLSQNEIDALLSALSTGEMDADELKKEENERKVRVYDFKRALRFSKDQIRNLTRIHENFARLLTTYFSAQLRTYVNINVATADQLPYEEFIRSIPKMTIMNVFEVPPLDGRILMEVNPIIAYTMLDRVLGGRGSSLNKVESLTEIETKIMSNLFERAFENLKEAWANIADINPELSEFEVNPQFLQMVSPNDTVVVISLNITIGEVSGMINICIPHVVLEPIIPNLSVHYWMHTSKKKREPNEVQAIEQQVRTAELPLIAQLGTADILIQDFLNLTVGDVIELGQPIDSPIVLSIGDVPKFLGQAGKVNKKIGIQILENLKGGSLE
- the fliY gene encoding flagellar motor switch phosphatase FliY encodes the protein MMNNERLTQEEIDALLDSSNQEVFPASPAIGDYFSSMEQDALGEIGNISFGSSATALSILLNHKVDITTPCVSIVASEKLVEEFPQPYVAIQVEYTDGFIGSNLLVIKQTDAAIIADLMLGGDGHSPAEDLSEIHLSAVQEAMNQMMGSAATSMSTVFNKRVDISPPSIELIDLMEGSGHDVFPKADLLVKVSFRLTIGNLIDSYIMQLLPAHFARSLVDELMKKTSPEMGETIKQNQPAAYSMSGVEPTVRTSNERVAKTASDQSYQAEHINDALLGGKTEINMQSNQYLGTNSAPYSQPVQVQPATFSEFEHTQRLDEKEVNNLNMLLDIPLQVTVELGRTNRSVKEILELSSGSIIELDKLAGEPVDILVNKRLIAKGEVVVIDENFGVRVTDIISRTDRLKKLK
- a CDS encoding response regulator, whose amino-acid sequence is MSHKILVVDDAAFMRMMIKDILVKNGYDVVGEGADGHQAIELYKETNPDLVTMDITMPDMDGITALKEIRKINPNAKVIMCSAMGQQAMVIDAIQAGAKDFIVKPFAADRVLEAISKALS
- a CDS encoding flagellar biosynthetic protein FliO, whose amino-acid sequence is MPSYIKVILFFILCFAITAPFKEIAVNAAPDNGSQSVDSYYNTKDRKTETGDIDQTNNNSISDSAENETNDIGITIGDIFRMVFALLFVAGLMYILLRVINKKNRGYQHGQTIENLGGTPLGGNRSVQMVRVGEKIYIVGVGDSVQLLNVIDDKEEYSKLIEEHNQKLETQIAPMDLAGKLIDKWKIKTSRRTEKSFKSQFNEQLKQLKEDRKQITKEISKKGTHRDE
- the fliP gene encoding flagellar type III secretion system pore protein FliP (The bacterial flagellar biogenesis protein FliP forms a type III secretion system (T3SS)-type pore required for flagellar assembly.); the protein is MNDLMTLFSSGDADTVSTSVKLLLLLTVLSLAPSILILMTCFTRIVIVLGFVRTALSTQQMPPTQVLIGLSLFITFFVMAPVLSEVNDEALQPLFKDEIKLEEAYEKAAGPFKEFMSKHTRQKDLQLFLEYSKADTPESIEDISLTTLVPAFAISEMKTAFQIGFMIFIPFLVIDMIVASVLMSMGMMMLPPVMISLPFKILLFVMVDGWYLVVKSLLQSF
- the fliQ gene encoding flagellar biosynthesis protein FliQ; this translates as MTSEAVISLAEKGIYTVLIISAPLLILALGIGLIVSIFQATTQIQEQTLAFIPKIVAVLLGIVFFGPWMLSKMLSYTADIFNNLTKFVG